In the Synechococcus sp. MU1643 genome, ACCCCTGGCAGCAGATCAAGCTCACCCTCCGCACCCTGGGCAGCCTGATCAGAGGAGAGGCCCTGGCTCCATCCGACTACAACCCTGTTCCTTCGGCTGTTGGTCGTTCAGACGGCGATTTCCTTGCAGAGGAAGCAGCTCAGCAGATCAAGGCTCAGGCCGGAGAATCCAAGGGGTCCAACTCCAAGGGGTCCGAGTCGAAGGAAAAGGCCGGCGTCTCCTGAGGGAGGCCGGCCCAAAACATCGCTGAAGCTGCTGGTTAGTTGTGAGGCTCAATCGCCTTGCCAGCGGCATCCTTGATTTGCACAATCCCTCGCTCAACGTTCTTGGCGGGGGATTTTTCTTTCTTTCTCGTCGACCAGAAGTTGATGGCGTTGACAGCGGCGGCAGCAAGGATCACCGCCGCAATCACGGTTCCCAGACCATTGCAACCTTGGCGGATCGCCACAGGCTGCTGGGTGTTTTTTATCTCTTAATCAGCCATTCCTGCTGAATGGACTGGCCACCGCTTAGCCGCAGAGGCCAGCGCTGCCATTTATTTGGATTGAATCGATTCAAATTCAGCCAACACCGAGGCCTGATTGCGCAGGACGGCCAACAGGTTGAGGCGATTGAGCCTCAGCGCGGAATCGTCGACCATCACCATCACGCTGGTGTCACCATCAAAGAAGGCCTGAAGAGCCGGAGTTGCCGCGACAAGCGCATCGGCGAGGGATTGATACGACCGCTGCTGAGCCAATGGCTGCAGCTGCTCCAGAGCTGCGAACAGATCCTTCTCACTGGCTGACTCGAATCGATCAGGCTGAACCACATCACCGGCCACAAGCTGATCCCGTGCCAGATCACCTTTTTCAGCAAGCTTGGCTGCCCGTTGCACCACCGCCTGGACGGCATCCAGCTGACCGCTGTCTCGAAGGTCACGCAACAGCTGAATCCGTTGTTTCACATCCAGGGGATCACTGAGCAGACGCTGGCTGGAGACGGCATCACCAGCAACAGCCTGCACCAGATCGGGAGCAAAGCCGTCGTCCTCCAGTTGAGACACGATCCGCTGCCGCATCAGCTGACAGAGGTCGTTGTGCAAGTGGGTGGAATCCACCTCAAAGGCAGGGAAAAGAGAAGCCCACTCCGCCACGGCGTTGTTGAGGAACGCCATGAGGTCAAGGCGCCAAGCCATGCCCCAGAGAATCTGCACAACACCATTGCCGGCCCGACGCAGGGCATAGGGGTCGGAGGATCCTGTCGGCCGCTCTCCCTTGGCAAAGATGCTGAGCAGCAGCTCAAGCCGTTCCGCCAAGGCCACAGCTGCTCCCGCGAGGGTTGCTGGCAGGGCATCACCGGCTCCCCGGGGCAGGTAGTGCTCCACCACAGCGAGAGCGACATCACGGGGTTCTCCCTCCTCCAGGAGGTATTTGCCCCCCATCAGGCCCTGAAGTTCAGGGAACTCGCCCACCATCTGGCTGACCAAGTCGTTCTTGCAGAAATGAGCGGCACGCTGGGCCGCATACGCCACGCTCTGATCAAGATCGAGTTGCTTCAACAGCAGCCCCGTGAGCCGCTCGATCCGCTTGGAGCGGTCGAGAAGACTGCCCAGCCCATCAGCGAAGGTGACGCGATCAAGGGCTTCACGCCGAGATGCGCTGGACTGACGTCGGTCAACGTCCAGGAAAAATTCGGCATCCGCCAGGCGCGCGCCAAGCACACGTTCGTTGCCACGAACGATCAAGGAAGACGCCGGGGCCAGGCCATTGCCCACCAACAGGAACTGGGGCCGAAGCACAGCCTCAGCAGTGAGTCGGAGCGGGTCAGCCTCCAAGCCAGGCACCTGCAGTGGCACATAACGCTGGTGAGCCTGCATCACCGTGCTGATCACCTCCGGAGGAAGCTGCAGGAACCGTTCAGTAATGGTCCCCTCGAGAATCCTGGGATCT is a window encoding:
- the glyS gene encoding glycine--tRNA ligase subunit beta, which encodes MTATFVLEIGTEELPADFVKQALDQLQQRVSRDLREARLGHGAVSVFGTPRRLVVSVAELEERQPDLQEECKGPAVAQAFKDGIPGPAAIGFAKRCGVDPSALEQRDTPKGPCVFATVLTPGQASVELLQGLIPQWIDALQGRRFMRWGTGAQRFSRPIRWLLALKGAEVIPVVLDGADPEVRSDRLSRAHRLHGDESLSIASAEVFGETLAAAGVVVDRAERAKRIRTSLDQSAQAANGTPDCSESLFEELVDLVEDPRILEGTITERFLQLPPEVISTVMQAHQRYVPLQVPGLEADPLRLTAEAVLRPQFLLVGNGLAPASSLIVRGNERVLGARLADAEFFLDVDRRQSSASRREALDRVTFADGLGSLLDRSKRIERLTGLLLKQLDLDQSVAYAAQRAAHFCKNDLVSQMVGEFPELQGLMGGKYLLEEGEPRDVALAVVEHYLPRGAGDALPATLAGAAVALAERLELLLSIFAKGERPTGSSDPYALRRAGNGVVQILWGMAWRLDLMAFLNNAVAEWASLFPAFEVDSTHLHNDLCQLMRQRIVSQLEDDGFAPDLVQAVAGDAVSSQRLLSDPLDVKQRIQLLRDLRDSGQLDAVQAVVQRAAKLAEKGDLARDQLVAGDVVQPDRFESASEKDLFAALEQLQPLAQQRSYQSLADALVAATPALQAFFDGDTSVMVMVDDSALRLNRLNLLAVLRNQASVLAEFESIQSK